Part of the Verrucomicrobiota bacterium genome is shown below.
GTGACCATATAGTTGCATTAGTCGTTCTGAGAGAAAAGCTCAATAGGTCCGAAAAAACCCACAGTTCAAGATTGACTCCTCGGCCCATTTGGTGGCAGTCTAAACCAAAACCAGGCATTTGGTGGGGGATGCTCCCATAATGCTGTTGTCCACGTTGAAACAAAAAAGCGAGCCGATTCATGGCGGAAGTCCTTTATCAGGGCACCTTCGAGCAGACGGTCGATCTGAAGCGGAGGCTTTTGGTCCCGCAGCGGTTCCGTCCTGGCGACACTGCGAACGAGCTTGCGGTGGTGCCGTGGGGAGGGGAATCGGGGTGTCATCTGCGGGTCTTTTCGCGAGATCAGATGGAGGTGATGCGCGAGAAGGTCAAAGCGATACCCCCGACGGATACCCGGAAAGCCGCCTTGAAGCGGCTCATTTTTGGGAATGCGGAACCGATGGGCCTCGACGGGAGTGGTCGCGGATGCATTCCCGAGCGGGCGGCTCGGGAGGCGGGCATTACCTCGAAGGCGATTTTGGTGGGTTGCATGGAGCATTGGGAGATTTGGTCGCCCGAGCGGCATCAAGTCGTCAAGCAAGCCGACTTCGAAACGGTTCTGAAGACGGGCGGTGCGGACGGCATCGGAGGCTTTGAATTGCTGGAGTAAATACCTGCTATGAACCTCAGCCAATTATTATCTCACGGATCGGTCCTCACCCGGCAAAGCGCGAGCGCAAGTCCTTACCGCATGCAGGGGGACGGGCGTTTGCCGGATTTTTCGCAGGGCCGGAAGCCGCATTTCTCCAAGACGACACGAACGGAAGCGATTTTCCAGCAGGATTTTTTCTCACCGGCGCCCCAGAGGGATACCAAGGTTCCTCCGGCGATCTCCACCCCAGCGGCCGCGGCTACGGCGGTTCACTCGCTGCCCGCGGCTGCAGAGGGGGGGGGAGGAGGGGCTTCAGCTCAAGAGGAGCTTTTGATGCTGCCCTCCGAGTTGGCTTGGGAGATGCAGGATGGCTTGGTGGACACGCGGGAGGAGCGCCGTGTGGATCCGCCGCTGATGAAAAGGTTGCTGGGTCGTGAAAACACGCGGTCCCAGCGGAAAACGGCCACGCAGCAGCACGAGGCGTTGAAAGGTGTGCTCCCCTTGCGAAATGATTTGATGGAGTCCGATCTGGAGCTGGTCTCGAGCCCGCGGACGGCGCCCCTGAACGAGAGTGAAGTTGAACCGTTGGAATTGGGAGGGGAGTCGCACGTGGCGTTGGGCGAGAAGAGTGCCGGGTCCCCGGTGAGGTGGAGCCGTTTCGTGGGTCGGCTCTTTTTGCGGCGAGCCCGGTTATCCCCCAGTTGACGAGATTCCGTGCAGACTTTCTTCCATCGACCCGTGATGGTGTCCGAAGTGATCCAGGCTTTGCAGCCCCGGGACGGCGGTCGTTACCTGGACGGTACTGTGGGCGGAGGCGGCCACGCCGAGGCAATTTTGGAGGCGTCGTCGCCGAGTGGTTTTTTGGTCGGGTCCGACCGCGATTCGGCGGCCGTGGAGGCTTCGACGGAGCGTTTGCGAAACCGGGGATATGGAGGTCGATTTGAGATTCGCCGGGGCACTTTTGAAACCTTGGGAGACTGGGTGGAAGAGGGAAGTTGTGATGGTGCATTGCTGGATCTTGGGGTGAGTTCCCCTCAGCTTGACGGTGCTGACCGCGGGTTTTCATGGCAAGCCGACGGGCCCTTGGACATGCGGATGGACCGTCGCCAATCGCTGACGGCGGCGGCGATCGTCAACGACTGGCCGGCGCGCGACCTCGCGGATGCATTCTATCGATTGGCGGACGAGCGGCATTCCAGAAGGCTGGCGGCGGCCATTGTGGAGCGACGAGGAAGCCGTCCGTTCGAGACGACACAGGACCTGGCGACTTTGGCGGAATCGGTCTTGCCGGGTGGGGGCAAAACGCATCCGGCTACCCGGTTGTTCATGGCTTTGAGGATGCTGGTCAATGACGAGTTGGGTGCATTGGAGCGGGGATTGCCCGTG
Proteins encoded:
- the rsmH gene encoding 16S rRNA (cytosine(1402)-N(4))-methyltransferase RsmH translates to MVSEVIQALQPRDGGRYLDGTVGGGGHAEAILEASSPSGFLVGSDRDSAAVEASTERLRNRGYGGRFEIRRGTFETLGDWVEEGSCDGALLDLGVSSPQLDGADRGFSWQADGPLDMRMDRRQSLTAAAIVNDWPARDLADAFYRLADERHSRRLAAAIVERRGSRPFETTQDLATLAESVLPGGGKTHPATRLFMALRMLVNDELGALERGLPVVFARLKPMSRLAILTFHSVEDRKVKWWGRGLTRDYAVAGDCDVPALRQPKPVEARWVTRKALAPSEDEVRSNPRARSAQLRVLERL